The Syngnathus typhle isolate RoL2023-S1 ecotype Sweden linkage group LG11, RoL_Styp_1.0, whole genome shotgun sequence genome contains a region encoding:
- the gpr61l gene encoding probable G-protein coupled receptor, translating into MAEKFIPMISSVSNQPNPNFSTVPWEQHPTVPSDVGVVTSSQSQLKDLFGLFCMVTLNLIALLANIGVMVAIARAPHLKRFAFVCHLCAVDLLCAILLMPLGIISSSPFFGTVVFTVLECRVYLFLNVFLICLSILTITAISVERYFYIVHPMRYEVKMTINLAIGVMFFIWIKSVVLALLTLFGWPAYGNQSSIAAAHCSLHASHSRLRGTFAVLYSVLCFLVPSVIIFSVYCAVYRVARSAAQQQVPAVSTWASPNRDKNRSDSIGSQTTMIDTNRSRPQRLSPERAFSGGKAAITLVFIVGQFLICWLPYFIFHLQMSLTGSMRSPGDLEEAVNWLAFSSFAVNPFFYGLLNRQIREELVKLRRCCLTQPVDFAVSSHEGSLQENFLQFIQRTSSTAETRSSPRSTLDNSVKIPGQIPEDHT; encoded by the coding sequence ATGGCGGAGAAGTTTATTCCTATGATTTCGTCTGTCTCAAATCAGCCCAATCCAAATTTCTCAACTGTCCCATGGGAGCAACATCCAACAGTTCCTTCCGACGTGGGCGTGGTCACGAGCTCCCAGTCGCAGCTCAAAGATCTTTTTGGCTTGTTCTGCATGGTGACGCTGAACCTTATCGCTTTGTTGGCCAACATTGGCGTGATGGTGGCTATTGCCCGCGCCCCACACTTGAAGAGGTTCGCTTTTGTGTGCCACCTTTGCGCTGTGGACCTACTGTGCGCCATCCTCCTCATGCCCCTGGGGATCATATCCAGCTCTCCCTTTTTCGGAACGGTGGTGTTCACCGTTCTGGAGTGTCGGGTTTACCTTTTCCTCAATGTATTTCTCATCTGTTTATCCATTCTCACTATCACGGCTATCAGCGTTGAACGCTACTTCTACATCGTGCACCCGATGCGATATGAAGTTAAGATGACCATCAATTTAGCCATCGGTGTCATGTTTTTTATCTGGATCAAGTCGGTTGTCCTGGCTTTGTTGACTCTGTTTGGATGGCCGGCATACGGGAACCAAAGCTCCATCGCTGCGGCTCACTGCTCTCTCCATGCGAGCCACAGTCGCCTTAGAGGAACTTTTGCCGTGCTCTACAGTGTTCTCTGTTTCCTGGTTCCTTCGGTGATCATCTTCTCCGTGTACTGCGCCGTGTACAGGGTCGCTCGTTCAGCTGCCCAGCAACAAGTGCCCGCTGTTTCAACGTGGGCCAGCCCAAACCGGGATAAGAATCGGTCCGACTCCATCGGCAGCCAGACCACCATGATCGACACCAACCGCTCTCGGCCCCAGAGACTTTCCCCGGAAAGGGCCTTCAGCGGGGGCAAGGCGGCCATCACCTTAGTGTTCATCGTGGGCCAGTTCTTGATCTGCTGGCTGCCTTACTTCATCTTCCACCTGCAAATGTCTCTGACCGGATCCATGCGCAGCCCAGGAGACTTGGAAGAAGCAGTCAACTGGCTAGCCTTTTCTTCATTTGCAGTCAACCCGTTCTTCTACGGTTTGCTCAACAGGCAGATCAGAGAGGAGCTGGTCAAGCTTCGCCGCTGCTGCCTGACCCAGCCGGTGGATTTTGCCGTTAGCAGCCACGAGGGCTCCCTGCAGGAGAACTTCCTCCAGTTCATCCAGAGAACCAGCAGCACAGCTGAAACCCGCTCCAGTCCCAGAAGCACTCTGGACAACAGTGTTAAGATCCCAGGACAAATACCAGAAGATCACACTTAG